The Glycine soja cultivar W05 chromosome 9, ASM419377v2, whole genome shotgun sequence sequence TCCACGTATTTATTACATGACGAGTCTCTAttacaattttgtaatttttaataaattttaagtttttaaccaATGTTATAATGTGTTAGAGAATGTGCCACTAGTACTCTTTTAGTTTTAGTCATTATGTAAGTTTACCAATGGGGTTGGCTCTAGGAAGAGCTAGTTTTCCTATAACagtcaaattcaaattctcccAGGAAGATGTGACTACATTTAGTAACCGACCGTACTCCAAATAGGATTCTCTCAGAAGGAGGCTATatgtggaaaacaaattaaaaactgtAAGTTTGAGTCTTTGCACAGTTATTTTGAAGCAAATTAACATTGCCAAAAAGATTTTTCAGTAGCTTTACACTACTTTAACTTTTATGCATGTGTAAAGACTAAAACCCACCGTTTTCTTGTATATGGACTAAAACTTAAAACGGGGACAATTATAGGGACTAAGTGAATAGTTTAACCTTATCCTTATTATCTGTGATATGTCACATTTAATATCTGACTTGTGCTTGTAAGTCATAAGTATGTTTTTAACTTATGGTTCTCTCACGCTTTGTGTGGTCAACTTCAATAACTCATGTTGTAAAATGTAATGTGGGAGTTTTGCAGTGAACAAACGTGTCCTTTTGCTTCTATGTGGATCTGTacttattttgagattttttttatgtatttaggGATATTACGATGTTGAGATGAAAGCGAATTGGGTGGCTTTTAATGACTATTGCTGGTATGAGAGTTTGTTCTCTAGCATCAGAAGATTGGCCGATTGGCATCTTCTATTGTGATGGGTTTCAACAATCTTTTAAACATCTCATGTGAATAAAGATTTATGCATCATTTCATTTCATCGGTGTTAATGGAACtaatttttgtctttggtttagTAAAAAGCCTAATAGGTTCTATGCACTACAATTCATCAACCCCCCTCCCCCTCCCCAAAAAAATCTTGAATGTTCGATGGAAATTCTCCTAAGTTCACTTTTCTGTTTACTAAAGTAAGTTTAATACAGAAAGTTCGGTAGAAAGGaggaaaaagataaaaggaGCTATATGCTCTTCATCCCTTGTTATCCTTATTGAATGCTGTCACCTGTGTTGGttgtttgaaaatataaaattatttaatttgtcacTTGGCACAACTTCACTTCTGTTGATCTGAATGTTATGCATAGCCctattgaaacatttttttgtgtttaacaCTTAACACCTTAGCTTATCATATAGTATTTTATTGTACCTAAAAGTGATACTTTCCTTATCTCTTTACAAAGGACCCGTGGTTTGAAATATCCCTTTCTGGTAAAGCGATTGGTTTGCATGGTCATATCAGGAGATGCCAGAAGTGACACTCTTGACATACTTCAGCCTGCCAATTTGACGCCTGAAATGGTTTTAAAGGTGAGACATTTAAAAGTTTAGGAAAATGACTAATAAAATTCAGATAATGATTATTTTAGTTAGCAGATTTCttctaaaattaatgaaaaccATATCAAGAATGAAAGTCAAATGGTTTTCTTGTGAAcatttgaatgaagaatcctTTTTGCCTGTAGCTTTTCAtgattattctttaatttagGATGTGCTTAGTAAAAGTGAAAATGGGAAGGCAGACAATGCAGAGGTGGAAAGTGTGTATAGAGTATAGACTTATACTATGTCCAAATAGGTTGCATTTATTGTCTTCCTTTTCTCACTTTTGCCAGCTCAAGCTTTCTGCTGTAAGTGGTcacattttatataaattattcattAGAGCAGGaggaaacaattattttttataaattggaaTTGGAATTGGAATCTGATAAGTATTATAATTGGACAGCTTTGGCATCAGTTTTTTGCTGCTGTGATCTGTTTATGCATTGCATCATTTTTCAGATGGAAGAGGAGTTTCTCTTGCTAAGGAATGCCTTCACAAAGGCACTTATTGCAGATGAACATATTGCCTGTATCCTTCTTGTGTCAGGAACATTTTATATGAAGTAGATACACAGCACATGCATCGGAATAAAAGTTGAGAGACTGTTTTTCTTAACATTTCTAGTTTTAACTAAGCAATGGTACATTAACATTTTGGCACGGATTCGAATTAATGCATTTCGCATTGAGTTGGCTGGAGGACTATATGAAGATCTTCTTGCATCAGCTGTTGCATCTGTGGAAGCTGAAGCTGCTGTTGGAAATGCTGTTTATCTACTTCCATCCTTCTACAATCATGATTGTGGTGAGCACAATTTTCTCGTATTTTTCCTTGATTTCTATTATTCATATAcagattttctcttttttcatctTCTGGTTGCTTGATTAATATATCCATATGGATCAGATTCTTTAAATTATTCATCTAACTCAGATGACTGAAAACAAGAAAAGTGCAATTTTAACAATTTGCATAACATGTTAGGGAACCaagaattgaaatgacaaagaaaagaaagagttttttttattgaataggaTGAGAGGAACAGAAAATAGGAGAGATAACTCTCCTCCAagggtttccccttcacaaaggatTTCTCCTTTCACAAAGAGCTAAGGCTCAATCTACAAGATGATCAGATCCCCCTCTCTCCTatccttcttcccctatttatatctaataaacccCTCTAACTAACTAATCAATATCCTAACTGTAGTAACTAACTCATTAATAGTCTAACTACCTTAACTAACTTTCCCTTCTCCTTGCACCCTAACAATACACCCCTCCTAAAAatcaaccttgtcctcaaggttggaATTTGAAAACTGGAATTGCACACAGAAACTTCCTCAAGTTTTCTCTGATTGTTGGAAGACAACTGCATCCCTTGTAGCTTAACTGGGAACGACCCATTGCCTTTGCATGCAAACTGAGGTCCAGCGGCTTCGGTAGTGGGAGGGACAAGGGTGGACTTCATATAACTTTAATCACCATGACTGCCTCAGTACATTCCTTCTGCCTTAGCTCCACTGCTAAGATTTCAGCCATAgacataacaaaatttaatgctaAAGGCTCACCCAGCAAGTTGACATAGCAAGGTTCCAACATCATTAATGTTCCATCCACCTTCATGATTGAATTTAGGCCCAACAATGATTTCTGTTTAATCATAACAATCTTTTTATGGAAGTCTGAATCTTGAAAAGAATGAGGCTTGGCTGCATCCCCAGCTTCAGCTTCCTTCTTGATCAGTTTTGGTATTGGGTTATCAAGAAAATGGTCTGTGCAGCCCACATTCTTCACACTGTTTTCCTTGTGTTTCTCCCTCTTCATCGAAGGATCAACTTCTTCCTCCATCATAACTTTTTCAATCTTTGTTTCTCTTGCTAATATTGCTTCATCATTTTTGGTTTCCTCTCCTCCACATAGTGTATGGTTCTTGATTACTGAATCTTCTTTACTTCTGTTTTATGATTTCAAGAACTGCAATGGGTCATCGTCACACTCAAAATTGCTACCCTTTGAATCAATTTCCCCTTCTATGCTTCCACCAAAGGTGGGTAGTTCCAGCTTTTTGGTCCAAGAACTAGCCTCTGTTTCACTGCATTCTGACCCACTTCCCTCCATGCTACTTTTGTCTTGCTGAGTCGAATGAGGATCAACCTCTTCAGTCAATATCTTGCACAACATATGTTTCAGTTCTGAAATGTTGCTCCTCTCTTTCAAGAACACCGTGGAACTCTCCCTTTTTTCGATACGGGATTCCTTTTTCTTGCTCGACATGCACTCCAAGATCAATTCTTTGATCCGTTTTATGTCTGGCATATTGTCCTTGATGTGGGCAATGTCATGTCGAAGCTCCGTCAGTTTCTCCCCCTTGATCACTGGCCAATTTCTCTGACACTCCCACTTGGTTTTCCATCACGAACATAAATCTGGCAGATCGGACCAATTGTTTAGAGTTTGTAACTGAAGGGTTACAGCGTGTGCACGTGCATGTGCACACACAGGTACAGAGGGTTGACCTCCATAAActgtcttttttagtttttaccttgAAAAAGGATTAATCTAACTCAATTGGTATGCAGACCCTAATGCACACATTATATGGATAGATAATGCAGATGCAAAATTGAAGGCACTCCGTGACATTGTTGAAGGTTTGTGCTaagttgtattttatttaattgaatgccTCTTCCCTTCTAATTATGTAGGTTGAAACTTCTAGTGAGTATTGAGTTCATTTGATAATGAAGAAAATATGCTCATTTTCCTGACAGTATTAACCTTCTAGACAGTGGGAAAATCCTTTTATGCTACCATTTTGTGCATTGCTGAATCTGTTTTTATGGGTATTTTTGTGATTTCTTCCCATTTCACATCAGAAATGTTTAGTGTTTCTGATTAGagttaaaacatttaataaaaaaaaccatggAGTCTGACCTGCACGACTGCACTACATCTTTCTGGCATTGTTTCTAACTAACCCACAACTCTCCGGCTTCATTTTCGGCTGCCCCTCTATTCATGCATCATGGCACCACACATTGCTCTTTGTATTCtctgttctgtttttttttctttgccaatTCCTTAGGTCTCTGTTTGACTGTGCTCTGCGTGTGTGTACTCAACCACATTTGCGTTACTTTTTATTAGAGTATACTTACTCCACTAAGTGTTTTTActttgtgtattttgttttctattatctGTCTGTTAATTGATAGTTAGTTATAGCTCTAACTAGAGTTAGTTTGTAACAGATAGGGCTAGTTTACGATTAGACTAagtctctctatatatagagaTGACTCTATTCTTTGTTACTTGCCTTTTCATTTTTCTGATCGATGAGAAATCAGAGTTTATCAAACTCTATTATGGTATCACAGAGCGCTAGGTTGCATCCACACcatagatttttttgttttttcctgaTCTTCGATTGAttccttctccttttcttcAATCCTAGATCAATTTATCCCTCCACCACCAGCTTCCGCCGATCTTAGCTGATCCTCGCTGATCTGTGATCTTCGGTGATTCTCGCTGACCTATGCAGTAATGGCTACACCTGCTTCCATCGATGATGGAGGTGCCAATCCTCAGCCAAATGGCAGTCTGGCTTTGCCGTTTCAAAGTTTGGTGCAAACGAACTTCAATCATTCCATCACAGAAAAGCTCAACTCCGGGAATGACCTCTTTTGGAAATCATAGGTTGAGCCTGTGATTCGTGGATACTGTCTTCATCATTTCATTGCGAACCTACAAATTCTGGAACGATTTGCAACTCTTGAAGATTGTTACTCTGGTTGTGTCACTCTTGCGTATCGCGCCTAGGAGCAACAAGACCAGTTGTTGCTCCCGTGGCTTCAATCCTCCATTTCTGCTCCCATGCTTTGAAAGTTCATCGGCTGCACTAGTTCGTGG is a genomic window containing:
- the LOC114367894 gene encoding histone-lysine N-methyltransferase ATXR4 isoform X5 translates to MAVTPLLSRRFFKKQFPLFSFYSSFSTTTSSPPPPIRVALTESVGRAVFATRPIASGDLIHTATPTVCHPSSSSARAACYSCLAALPHSQSQGIPFCSQRCHQRSKGYYDVEMKANWVAFNDYCWTRGLKYPFLVKRLVCMVISGDARSDTLDILQPANLTPEMVLKMEEEFLLLRNAFTKALIADEHIAFLTKQWYINILARIRINAFRIELAGGLYEDLLASAVASVEAEAAVGNAVYLLPSFYNHDCDPNAHIIWIDNADAKLKALRDIVEGEELRICYIDASLDRNARQELLSRGFGFQCNCSRCLHGD
- the LOC114367894 gene encoding histone-lysine N-methyltransferase ATXR4 isoform X8 produces the protein MAVTPLLSRRFFKKQFPLFSFYSSFSTTTSSPPPPIRVALTESVGRAVFATRPIASGDLIHTATPTVCHPSSSSARAACYSCLAALPHSQSQGIPFCSQRCHQRSKGYYDVEMKANWVAFNDYCWTRGLKYPFLVKRLVCMVISGDARSDTLDILQPANLTPEMVLKMEEEFLLLRNAFTKALIADEHIAFLTKQWYINILARIRINAFRIELAGGLYEDLLASAVASVEAEAAVGNAVYLLPSFYNHDCDNADAKLKALRDIVEGEELRICYIDASLDRNARQELLSRGFGFQCNCSRCLHGD
- the LOC114367894 gene encoding histone-lysine N-methyltransferase ATXR4 isoform X2, with amino-acid sequence MAVTPLLSRRFFKKQFPLFSFYSSFSTTTSSPPPPIRVALTESVGRAVFATRPIASGDLIHTATPTVCHPSSSSARAACYSCLAALPHSQSQGIPFCSQRCHQRSKGYYDVEMKANWVAFNDYCWTRGLKYPFLVKRLVCMVISGDARSDTLDILQPANLTPEMVLKMEEEFLLLRNAFTKALIADEHIAFLTKQWYINILARIRINAFRIELAGGLYEDLLASAVASVEAEAAVGNAVYLLPSFYNHDCDPNAHIIWIDNADAKLKALRDIVEGNNPTLLQQLITKLNNAFSLKDLGGPDYFLGKVKHQPDQLWVLCNMLLLPDLR
- the LOC114367894 gene encoding histone-lysine N-methyltransferase ATXR4 isoform X1, translating into MAVTPLLSRRFFKKQFPLFSFYSSFSTTTSSPPPPIRVALTESVGRAVFATRPIASGDLIHTATPTVCHPSSSSARAACYSCLAALPHSQSQGIPFCSQRCHQRSKGYYDVEMKANWVAFNDYCWTRGLKYPFLVKRLVCMVISGDARSDTLDILQPANLTPEMVLKMEEEFLLLRNAFTKALIADEHIAFLTKQWYINILARIRINAFRIELAGGLYEDLLASAVASVEAEAAVGNAVYLLPSFYNHDCDPNAHIIWIDNADAKLKALRDIVEGNNPTLLQQLITKLNNAFSLKDLGGPDYFLGKVKHQPGGSLILTQAKVYSGSAIQN
- the LOC114367894 gene encoding histone-lysine N-methyltransferase ATXR4 isoform X4; this encodes MAVTPLLSRRFFKKQFPLFSFYSSFSTTTSSPPPPIRVALTESVGRAVFATRPIASGDLIHTATPTVCHPSSSSARAACYSCLAALPHSQSQGIPFCSQRCHQRSKGYYDVEMKANWVAFNDYCWTRGLKYPFLVKRLVCMVISGDARSDTLDILQPANLTPEMVLKMEEEFLLLRNAFTKALIADEHIAFLTKQWYINILARIRINAFRIELAGGLYEDLLASAVASVEAEAAVGNAVYLLPSFYNHDCDPNAHIIWIDNADAKLKALRDIVEDAFTRYTWIFLLRHKSEKKTLMALSTSTKPSWWPRVFISSMALII
- the LOC114367894 gene encoding histone-lysine N-methyltransferase ATXR4 isoform X6 — its product is MAVTPLLSRRFFKKQFPLFSFYSSFSTTTSSPPPPIRVALTESVGRAVFATRPIASGDLIHTATPTVCHPSSSSARAACYSCLAALPHSQSQGIPFCSQRCHQRSKGYYDVEMKANWVAFNDYCWTRGLKYPFLVKRLVCMVISGDARSDTLDILQPANLTPEMVLKMEEEFLLLRNAFTKALIADEHIAFLTKQWYINILARIRINAFRIELAGGLYEDLLASAVASVEAEAAVGNAVYLLPSFYNHDCDNADAKLKALRDIVEDAFTRYTWIFLLRHKSEKKTLMALSTSTKPSWWPRVFISSMALII